One Novipirellula galeiformis DNA segment encodes these proteins:
- a CDS encoding response regulator, giving the protein MSQDSGFLGRVFADARSTYQSLADALPVSLLIKDTEGRRLFANKKYLEVRGKTLDEILGKNDFDLFPVHLAACYVADDQVVMRKGTALHDIEEAVSPDGSPRWIERLKCPILDVQHKVMGIQVMFWDVTERIRAEKELQYEQSLLNTLLDNIPDSIYFKDTESRFLRISKAMAKKFAMEGEHDVIGKSDSDIFTSEHALVARQDELQVMRSGEALINRIERETWADRDDTWCMSTKMPLRDEAGEIIGTFGITRDITELTKSQHELCEARDVATKANAAKSNFLANMSHEIRTPMNAIIGMSELLAQSDLTPEQRDYNTLVRDSADSLLRLLNEILDFSKIEANKLELESIPFAPREVIEKTGQTLSVKASERNLELLCRIAPDVPARLLGDPGRLRQVMMNLIGNAIKFTEAGHVFVDVDVSPRAETSKAAGTDAPQATVHRPEAESVPVWLRFQVTDTGIGIANDQLQSVLEPFTQGDSSTTRRFGGTGLGLAISRQLIELMQGTLQVESELGKGTTFEFTAPFTIAPPPTLPDNHLGPLQGHLSQLQGTRVLVVDDNPVNRRILEEIFSVWGLEATLADGGESALRLFREARLRCEPFTLVVLDCMMPSMDGFELARRLRDEFPDYTERLIMLSSANFPESSARLSELNIARYLNKPVVQSELLDTIVGVLGIHQSPAEPLKPTLPPTAQVRVLVAEDGLANQQVAIGMLRASGHPFKIASDGQEAVACWRSEPFDVILMDMHMPVMDGIEATKRIREYEKSQLPGSRIPIIALTAAAMQEDVDACLAAGMDAFLSKPIHPRRLQETLLRFADAVVPAEADATQDLTNRVSPGLASSQIGDPLSRGGASSAEDPLAELEDLEDASILDLHAAESRIPGGKRGVRRLAEVFIGECESLLKTLVESIPEGELSEIGRAAHTLKGSANLFFAHQVYSLAREIEQCAKEGRRDELATLLKKLQVETAAMLRILKQIVKRSR; this is encoded by the coding sequence ATGTCTCAGGACAGTGGATTCCTCGGTCGTGTGTTTGCCGACGCGCGTTCAACGTACCAGTCGCTCGCCGACGCGCTTCCCGTCAGTTTGCTGATCAAAGACACCGAAGGTCGCCGATTATTTGCTAACAAGAAATATCTGGAGGTGCGAGGTAAAACGCTCGACGAGATTCTTGGCAAAAATGACTTCGATCTTTTTCCTGTCCATCTGGCCGCTTGTTACGTCGCCGACGATCAAGTGGTGATGAGAAAAGGCACCGCGCTTCACGACATCGAAGAAGCGGTTTCGCCCGATGGCAGCCCCCGCTGGATCGAGCGACTGAAGTGCCCGATCTTGGATGTCCAGCACAAAGTCATGGGAATCCAGGTGATGTTTTGGGACGTTACCGAGCGGATCAGAGCAGAAAAGGAATTGCAGTACGAGCAAAGTCTGCTCAACACCCTGCTCGACAACATTCCCGATTCGATCTATTTCAAGGACACCGAAAGTCGCTTTCTAAGGATCAGCAAAGCGATGGCGAAAAAGTTCGCCATGGAGGGAGAGCACGACGTCATTGGGAAATCGGACTCCGACATTTTTACGTCCGAACACGCCTTGGTCGCGCGGCAGGATGAGCTGCAGGTGATGCGGAGTGGGGAAGCGCTCATTAACCGCATCGAACGCGAAACGTGGGCGGATCGCGATGACACGTGGTGCATGTCGACCAAGATGCCGCTGCGAGACGAAGCGGGGGAAATCATTGGGACGTTTGGGATTACTCGCGACATCACCGAGTTAACCAAATCACAGCATGAGCTGTGCGAAGCTCGCGACGTCGCCACTAAAGCGAACGCGGCGAAAAGCAATTTCTTAGCCAATATGAGTCACGAAATTCGTACCCCAATGAATGCGATCATTGGCATGTCCGAACTCCTGGCTCAATCGGATTTGACTCCTGAGCAACGTGATTACAACACGCTGGTGCGCGATTCGGCCGACTCCCTGCTGCGGCTGCTCAACGAGATCCTCGATTTTTCTAAGATCGAAGCGAACAAACTCGAACTCGAGTCGATTCCGTTTGCGCCTCGAGAGGTGATTGAAAAGACCGGGCAAACCCTTTCCGTCAAAGCGTCCGAACGGAACTTGGAATTGCTTTGTCGTATTGCGCCGGACGTGCCCGCTCGCTTGCTGGGTGATCCTGGACGGTTGCGTCAAGTGATGATGAACTTGATCGGTAACGCCATCAAATTTACCGAAGCCGGGCATGTCTTTGTGGATGTGGACGTGTCGCCAAGGGCCGAGACCAGTAAAGCCGCGGGGACGGACGCTCCGCAAGCGACTGTTCATCGACCGGAGGCCGAGTCGGTTCCCGTTTGGCTTCGATTTCAAGTGACCGACACTGGAATCGGGATCGCCAATGATCAGCTCCAATCGGTGCTTGAGCCCTTTACCCAAGGGGATTCTTCGACGACCCGTCGCTTTGGTGGTACCGGTTTGGGGCTGGCGATCTCGCGTCAACTGATCGAGCTAATGCAAGGAACCTTGCAAGTCGAAAGCGAGCTCGGCAAAGGGACGACGTTTGAGTTTACCGCGCCGTTCACGATTGCGCCTCCACCGACGCTACCGGACAATCATCTCGGCCCGCTCCAGGGGCATCTCAGCCAACTGCAAGGCACTCGCGTCTTGGTGGTCGACGATAATCCTGTGAATCGCCGAATTCTGGAGGAGATTTTTTCGGTCTGGGGGTTGGAGGCGACGCTTGCTGATGGAGGCGAGAGTGCTTTGCGATTGTTTCGTGAAGCGCGATTGCGTTGCGAACCGTTCACGCTCGTCGTGCTCGACTGCATGATGCCGAGCATGGACGGCTTCGAATTGGCGCGGCGACTTCGAGACGAGTTTCCCGATTACACCGAACGTTTAATCATGTTGTCATCGGCGAACTTTCCTGAGAGTTCGGCGCGACTGAGTGAACTCAATATCGCTCGCTATTTGAACAAACCGGTCGTTCAGTCCGAATTGCTCGACACCATCGTGGGCGTTCTTGGGATCCATCAATCACCCGCGGAACCTCTCAAGCCGACTTTACCACCGACGGCGCAGGTGCGAGTGCTTGTTGCCGAAGACGGGCTGGCCAATCAGCAAGTTGCGATAGGGATGCTACGGGCATCGGGGCATCCATTCAAGATCGCCAGCGATGGTCAAGAAGCGGTCGCATGCTGGCGGAGTGAACCTTTTGATGTGATCCTGATGGACATGCATATGCCCGTGATGGATGGGATCGAAGCGACCAAACGCATACGCGAATACGAGAAGTCACAGTTACCCGGTTCCCGCATCCCGATCATCGCATTGACGGCCGCGGCGATGCAAGAAGATGTCGATGCGTGCCTCGCCGCGGGAATGGACGCGTTCCTGTCTAAGCCGATTCACCCTCGCCGCTTACAAGAAACATTGCTTCGCTTCGCCGACGCGGTCGTCCCAGCCGAAGCGGATGCAACGCAGGACTTGACGAACCGGGTGTCCCCTGGACTGGCGTCGAGTCAGATCGGAGATCCCCTCTCTAGAGGTGGTGCGTCCTCCGCCGAGGATCCGTTGGCGGAGCTTGAGGATCTCGAGGATGCGAGCATTCTTGATCTGCATGCCGCTGAGTCACGAATCCCTGGGGGAAAACGTGGCGTTCGGCGATTGGCTGAGGTCTTTATTGGCGAGTGCGAGTCGCTGCTGAAGACTCTGGTTGAGTCCATCCCCGAGGGGGAATTGTCGGAAATTGGCCGTGCCGCTCACACATTGAAAGGTTCCGCAAACCTCTTTTTTGCCCATCAAGTCTATTCGCTGGCGCGGGAAATCGAGCAGTGTGCGAAAGAGGGGCGACGTGATGAGCTTGCCACTTTACTGAAAAAACTTCAGGTTGAGACCGCTGCAATGCTCCGCATCCTGAAGCAAATCGTAAAGCGATCTCGTTAG
- a CDS encoding DUF1501 domain-containing protein, whose amino-acid sequence MRCHGNPFSRRGFLAAGTLGTIGLSLPELLMRQATAEMKQYDFVEAKAKSVIHIFLPGGMAQQESFDPKPYSPLEYRGELKTIKTNTGEVFCESVPQLAKRADKFSIIRSMTHGEAAHERGTHNMFTGYKPSPALQYPSFGSVVSHELGPRNNLPPYICIPNVPTEYAGTGYLPSSYGAFALGSDPSQGNFKVRDLSLASGVDEERFARRKSALEVVNNQFTSAVQADNIEAMNTFYQRAYDMLNTPAAREAFDIEKEDAKLRDRYGRNTAGQRMLMARRLVEAGSRLVTMTYGSWDSHVNMTSSIRSQVPAFDVALSALLDDLSERGMLEETLVMVTTEFGRTPKLNKDAGRDHWPKVFSVLLAGGGIKGGTIYGASDSTAAEPEENPVSPEDLATTMYRLLGIVADKELMAPGGRPIEIVDGGKLIEPLMV is encoded by the coding sequence ATGCGTTGTCACGGAAATCCCTTTAGTCGTCGTGGTTTTCTTGCGGCTGGAACGCTCGGCACAATCGGGCTTTCGTTGCCCGAATTGTTGATGCGTCAAGCTACCGCGGAAATGAAGCAGTATGACTTTGTCGAAGCCAAGGCGAAGAGTGTAATTCACATCTTCCTGCCCGGCGGAATGGCGCAGCAGGAGTCGTTTGATCCCAAGCCCTATAGTCCTTTGGAGTATCGGGGCGAGCTCAAGACGATCAAGACGAACACAGGCGAAGTGTTCTGTGAGTCGGTGCCTCAGCTGGCAAAGCGTGCGGACAAGTTTAGTATCATCCGTTCGATGACCCACGGTGAAGCGGCTCATGAACGTGGTACTCACAACATGTTCACCGGCTACAAGCCGAGTCCCGCGCTTCAGTACCCTTCCTTTGGATCGGTCGTCAGTCACGAGTTGGGGCCGCGTAACAACCTGCCTCCTTACATTTGTATTCCCAACGTGCCAACCGAATATGCCGGCACGGGGTATTTGCCGAGCAGTTACGGAGCGTTTGCTCTCGGTTCGGATCCAAGTCAAGGCAACTTTAAGGTTCGCGATTTGAGTCTTGCTAGTGGTGTCGATGAAGAGCGATTTGCTCGGCGTAAGTCGGCGCTCGAAGTGGTGAACAACCAATTCACCTCGGCGGTTCAGGCGGACAATATCGAGGCGATGAATACGTTCTATCAACGTGCCTACGATATGCTCAATACTCCGGCGGCGCGTGAAGCGTTTGATATCGAAAAAGAAGACGCCAAGCTGCGTGATCGTTATGGTCGCAACACGGCGGGCCAACGAATGTTGATGGCTCGTCGTTTGGTGGAAGCGGGCTCCCGCTTGGTGACCATGACTTATGGTAGCTGGGATTCGCACGTCAATATGACGAGCTCGATTCGTAGTCAAGTTCCGGCGTTTGACGTCGCCTTGTCGGCGTTGTTGGACGACTTGTCCGAGCGAGGCATGCTTGAGGAAACGCTTGTCATGGTGACCACCGAGTTTGGGCGAACCCCTAAACTCAATAAGGACGCCGGTCGCGACCATTGGCCGAAGGTATTTAGCGTGCTGTTGGCCGGTGGCGGGATCAAGGGCGGCACGATTTACGGTGCCTCGGACTCGACCGCAGCTGAGCCAGAGGAAAATCCGGTTTCGCCTGAAGATTTGGCAACCACCATGTATCGCTTGCTTGGCATTGTGGCTGACAAAGAGTTGATGGCTCCCGGTGGTCGGCCGATCGAAATCGTCGACGGTGGCAAGTTGATTGAACCTTTGATGGTTTAA
- a CDS encoding helix-turn-helix domain-containing protein: MKVFTTGQVAKICKVAPRTVSKWFDSGRLKGYRIPGSQDRRIPREYLIKFLKEHGMPLGDLEDEAMAKCLIVAQDQVLIENLKRELPPEKAFKVAVAASGFEAGIQAESFNPDCIIVDFSIGKIEAVQICQNLRKNIDFTDIVLIALLPDDGQPMSFDRSSINETFKKPFDAHLLAERLRTLVGSKKELV; this comes from the coding sequence ATGAAGGTCTTCACAACTGGACAGGTCGCCAAGATCTGTAAAGTAGCACCCCGAACTGTATCTAAATGGTTCGATTCGGGACGATTAAAAGGTTATCGCATTCCAGGATCTCAGGACCGACGCATTCCGCGTGAGTACCTGATTAAGTTCTTGAAGGAACACGGTATGCCCTTGGGTGACTTGGAAGACGAAGCGATGGCTAAATGCCTGATCGTCGCCCAAGACCAGGTGCTGATCGAGAACCTCAAGCGTGAACTTCCACCCGAAAAAGCATTCAAAGTGGCTGTCGCCGCGAGCGGTTTCGAAGCGGGAATTCAAGCGGAAAGCTTCAATCCAGACTGTATCATTGTCGACTTCTCGATCGGTAAGATCGAGGCGGTTCAGATTTGCCAAAATCTGCGCAAGAACATCGACTTCACCGATATTGTCCTGATTGCATTGCTTCCCGACGATGGGCAACCGATGAGCTTCGACCGAAGCAGCATCAATGAGACGTTCAAGAAGCCATTCGACGCGCACTTGCTCGCCGAACGCTTGCGAACTCTCGTCGGAAGCAAGAAAGAATTGGTCTAA
- the moaC gene encoding cyclic pyranopterin monophosphate synthase MoaC: MSHFDPSGNAHMVDVSAKPITVREAIATVEIEMAANTAAVIQSSSAAKGDVLAVARLAGIQATKLTSQLIPLCHAIPIESASVDFDWRSASPPSPDQTVLQCRVHVRTSAKTGVEMEAMTAASIAALTVYDMVKSIDRSIVIGPLVLAAKSGGNSGDFRRSDHRG; the protein is encoded by the coding sequence TTGTCTCATTTTGACCCCTCCGGCAACGCCCACATGGTCGATGTTTCGGCCAAACCGATTACGGTCCGCGAAGCGATCGCTACGGTCGAGATCGAGATGGCAGCGAACACGGCTGCCGTGATCCAGAGCTCCAGCGCCGCCAAGGGGGATGTGCTCGCCGTCGCACGCCTGGCCGGAATTCAAGCCACGAAACTGACGTCACAGTTGATTCCGTTGTGTCACGCGATTCCCATTGAATCGGCCAGCGTTGATTTCGACTGGAGATCGGCTAGTCCACCGTCACCCGATCAAACGGTGCTGCAATGTCGTGTTCACGTGCGAACCTCCGCCAAAACAGGCGTTGAAATGGAGGCCATGACGGCAGCGTCGATTGCCGCGTTGACGGTCTACGACATGGTCAAATCAATCGATCGATCGATCGTGATTGGCCCGCTCGTCTTGGCAGCAAAATCGGGGGGCAACTCTGGGGATTTTCGCCGCTCGGACCACCGCGGCTAA
- a CDS encoding polyprenyl synthetase family protein, producing the protein MDSTSTLRAAQLKTPTETHAAASETESRGNSPPRVSSAQIAQLYAPIASELRLVEERFQQELQSPYESLAPLLEHGTQLGGKRLRPAMLLLAASAVGSVSEDHIVLGAVIEMVHTATLIHDDILDEAETRRHVPTVNAKWNNHTSILLGDYLFAQSFRLAATLPSTEACRWIGEASRLVCEGEMRQVLKRDVLDIDEATYIEMIQGKTAELCRVACQLGARFADGTPEVTASLAEYGNAIGIAFQIADDYLDIWGSDQRVGKTLGTDLEQGKMTLPIIRLLQTADDTQRTEILDLLSHSDHRSTESIMPWLAQSDAREYTQQTALAYQHQAIAALEVLADSEAKSSLIAIAEFAINRRF; encoded by the coding sequence ATGGATTCGACTTCGACCCTCCGCGCTGCTCAATTGAAGACGCCGACGGAAACTCACGCCGCAGCCAGCGAGACGGAATCCCGTGGGAATTCCCCTCCCCGCGTTTCCTCCGCACAAATTGCACAGCTCTACGCCCCGATCGCGTCGGAACTTCGGCTTGTCGAAGAACGCTTCCAACAAGAACTGCAGTCGCCTTACGAGTCACTCGCCCCGCTGCTTGAGCACGGAACCCAATTGGGCGGAAAACGGCTACGACCTGCGATGCTATTGTTGGCAGCCTCGGCGGTTGGATCGGTGAGCGAGGACCACATCGTGTTGGGTGCCGTGATCGAAATGGTGCACACGGCCACGTTGATCCATGACGATATCCTCGACGAAGCCGAAACGCGTCGTCACGTCCCCACGGTCAATGCCAAGTGGAACAATCACACCAGCATCTTGCTGGGCGATTACTTATTCGCGCAAAGCTTCCGCTTGGCCGCAACCCTGCCCTCGACGGAAGCGTGCCGATGGATTGGTGAAGCTTCTCGTTTGGTTTGCGAAGGCGAGATGCGTCAAGTGTTGAAGCGTGACGTGTTGGACATCGACGAGGCGACGTACATTGAAATGATCCAAGGCAAGACGGCGGAACTTTGCCGGGTGGCTTGCCAATTGGGAGCGAGATTTGCCGACGGTACGCCCGAAGTTACCGCCTCACTCGCTGAGTATGGTAATGCGATTGGCATCGCGTTCCAGATCGCCGACGACTACCTCGACATCTGGGGAAGCGACCAACGCGTGGGCAAAACGCTGGGGACAGATCTGGAACAAGGCAAAATGACGTTGCCCATCATTCGGCTCTTACAGACGGCCGATGATACCCAACGCACCGAAATCTTGGATCTGCTTTCTCACTCCGACCATCGCAGCACCGAGAGCATCATGCCTTGGCTCGCTCAGAGCGACGCGCGTGAATATACGCAACAGACCGCGTTGGCCTATCAACATCAAGCCATCGCCGCGCTTGAGGTGTTAGCGGATTCCGAGGCCAAATCATCCTTGATCGCGATCGCTGAATTCGCAATCAACCGGCGGTTTTAG
- a CDS encoding M42 family metallopeptidase: MQDAAREFFRQAIETPSPSGYEEPIQRLIGDYIRPFADQVRTDVHGNLIASVGDLSGPRLMYAGHCDQIGMLISHIDESGFLYAQTIGGWDPQQLIGQGMTIWTAEGPVAAVISRKPIHLLTEQEKGQVVQLKEMWLDIGAKDEAQARQLVRIGDPVTLNLTYRPLLGDRVSGPGMDNKTGMWTVMEALRRSASAASSLRCHLHSVSTVQEEIGLRGAKTAAGSINPDVAIAVDVTHASDCPTIERQQQGDIRVGGGPVIFRGPNINAKVAQRLVELAEKHSIPYQMAAVGRATPNDANVLQTHGGGVATGLVAIPNRYMHSAVEVISLSDIDHIAELLATFAQTLTLDDDFVPS, from the coding sequence ATGCAAGACGCCGCCCGCGAGTTCTTTCGCCAAGCCATCGAGACCCCGAGTCCCTCGGGGTATGAAGAGCCGATCCAGCGGCTGATCGGTGACTACATCCGTCCGTTCGCCGATCAAGTCCGCACCGACGTGCATGGCAACTTGATTGCGAGCGTGGGCGATCTATCGGGACCGCGGCTGATGTACGCGGGGCATTGTGACCAGATTGGAATGCTGATTTCACACATTGATGAATCGGGGTTCTTGTACGCCCAAACGATCGGGGGCTGGGATCCTCAGCAATTGATTGGCCAAGGGATGACGATTTGGACTGCGGAGGGGCCGGTCGCTGCCGTGATCAGCCGAAAGCCGATTCATCTGTTGACCGAACAAGAGAAGGGGCAAGTCGTCCAGCTCAAGGAAATGTGGCTGGACATCGGAGCGAAAGATGAGGCTCAAGCGAGACAGTTGGTTCGCATCGGCGATCCGGTCACCTTGAACTTGACCTATCGTCCGCTGCTAGGCGATCGCGTCAGTGGTCCAGGGATGGACAACAAAACGGGGATGTGGACGGTGATGGAAGCGCTGCGCCGTTCGGCGTCTGCGGCGAGTTCGCTTCGTTGTCACCTGCACAGTGTCTCGACGGTCCAGGAAGAAATTGGCTTGCGTGGCGCCAAAACCGCCGCCGGCAGCATCAACCCTGACGTTGCGATCGCGGTTGACGTGACCCATGCATCGGATTGCCCTACCATCGAACGGCAACAGCAGGGCGATATTCGCGTTGGCGGAGGCCCCGTTATCTTTCGTGGTCCTAATATCAACGCAAAGGTGGCCCAGCGTTTGGTGGAGCTCGCTGAGAAGCATTCGATCCCGTATCAAATGGCTGCGGTGGGGCGTGCGACCCCCAATGATGCCAACGTCCTGCAAACGCATGGAGGAGGGGTCGCGACGGGATTGGTTGCGATTCCGAATCGCTACATGCACTCGGCCGTCGAGGTGATCTCGTTGTCCGATATCGATCATATTGCGGAATTGTTAGCAACGTTCGCGCAAACTCTGACACTCGATGATGATTTTGTGCCATCATGA